In Phyllostomus discolor isolate MPI-MPIP mPhyDis1 chromosome 2, mPhyDis1.pri.v3, whole genome shotgun sequence, the following are encoded in one genomic region:
- the LOC114512778 gene encoding LOW QUALITY PROTEIN: 60 kDa heat shock protein, mitochondrial-like (The sequence of the model RefSeq protein was modified relative to this genomic sequence to represent the inferred CDS: inserted 1 base in 1 codon), whose translation MLQGVDLLADAVAVTKGPKRRTVIIEQSWGSPKVTKDGVTVAKSIDLKDKYKNIGAKLVQDVANNTNEEAGDGTTTATVLARAIAKEGFEKISKGANPVEIRRGVMLAVDAVISELKKQSKPVTTPEEIAQVATISANGDKEIGNIISDAMKKVGRKGIITVKDGKTLNDALEIIEGMKFDRGYISPYFINTAKGQKCEFQDAYVLLSEKKISSVQSIVPALEIANAHRKPLVIIAEDVDGEALSTLVLNRLKVGLQVVAVKAPGFGDKRKNQLKDMAIATGGAVFGEEGLTLNLEDVQAHDLGKVGEVIVTKDNAMLLKGKGDKAQIEKRIQEIIEQLDVTTSEYEKEKLNERLAKLSDGVAVLKVGGTSDVEVNEKXRVTDALNATRAAVEEGIVLGGGCALLRCIPPLDSLTPANEDQKIGIEIIKKALRIPAMTIAKNAGVEGSLIVEKIMQSSSEVGYDAMLGDFVDMVEKGIIDPTKVVRTALLDAAGVASVLTTAEVVVTEIPKEEKDPGMGGMGGMGGGMGGGMF comes from the exons ATGCTTCAAGGTGTAGACCTTTTAGCCGATGCTGTAGCTGTTACCAAGGGGCCAAAGAGAAGAACAGTGATAATTGAACAGAGCTGGGGAAGTCCCAAAGTAACAAAAGATGGTGTGACTGTTGCAAAGTCCATTgacttaaaagacaaatataaaaatattggcGCCAAACTTGTTCAAGATGTTGCCAATAATACAAATGAAGAAGCTGGTGATGGCACCACCACTGCTACTGTGCTGGCACGTGCTATTGCCAAGGAGGGTTTTGAGAAGATTAGTAAAGGTGCTAATCCAGTGGAGATCAGGAGAGGTGTGATGTTAGCTGTTGATGCTGTAATTTCTGAACTTAAGAAACAGTCCAAACCTGTGACGACCCCTGAAGAAATAGCTCAGGTTGCTACAATTTCTGcaaatggagacaaagaaattggCAACATAATTTCTGATGCAATGAAAAAGGTTGGAAGAAAGGGCATCATCACAGTAAAGGATGGGAAAACACTGAACGATGCGTTAGAAATTATTGAAGGCATGAAGTTTGATCGAGGTTATATTTCTCCATACTTTATTAATACAGCAAAAGGTCAGAAATGTGAATTCCAAGATGCCTATGTCCTActgagtgaaaagaaaatttctagTGTTCAGTCCATTGTACCTGCTCTTGAAATTGCCAATGCTCACCGTAAGCCCTTGGTCATAATTGCTGAAGATGTTGATGGAGAAGCTCTAAGTACACTTGTTTTGAATAGGCTAAAAGTTGGTCTTCAAGTTGTAGCAGTCAAAGCTCCAGGTTTTGGTGACAAAAGAAAGAACCAGCTTAAAGACATGGCTATTGCTACTGGGGgtgcagtgtttggagaagaAGGATTAACTCTCAATCTTGAAGATGTTCAGGCTCATGACTTAGGAAAAGTTGGTGAGGTCATTGTGACCAAAGATAATGCCATGCTCCTGAAAGGAAAAGGTGACAAGGCTCAAATTGAAAAACGTATTCAAGAAATCATTGAGCAGTTGGATGTCACAACTAGtgaatatgaaaaggaaaagctAAATGAACGTCTAGCAAAACTCTCAGATGGGGTAGCTGTGCTGAAGGTTGGTGGGACAAGTGATGTTGAagtgaatgaaa aaagagtaaCAGATGCCCTCAATGCTACACGAGCTGCTGTTGAGGAAGGCATTGTTCTGGGAGGGGGTTGTGCCCTGCTTCGGTGCATTCCACCCTTGGACTCGTTAACTCCAGCTAATGAAGATCAAAAAATTGgtatagaaattattaaaaaagcaCTCAGAATTCCTGCAATGACCATTGCTAAGAATGCGGGTGTTGAGGGATCGTTGATAGTTGAGAAAATTATGCAGAGTTCCTCAGAAGTTGGTTATGACGCTATGCTTGGAGATTTCGTGGATATGGTGGAAAAAGGAATCATTGATCCAACTAAGGTTGTAAGAACTGCTTTATTGGATGCTGCTGGAGTGGCCTCTGTGTTAACAACAGCAGAAGTTGTAGTCACAGAAATTCCGAAAGAAGAGAAAGACCCTGGCATGGGCGGCATGGGCGGAATGGGAGGCGGTATGGGAGGTGGCATGTTCTAG